A genomic region of Paenibacillus sp. PL2-23 contains the following coding sequences:
- a CDS encoding ectoine synthase: MIVKNLDDIIHTQDDIDTLTWNSRRLLLKKDGMGFSMHDTIIKAGTETLIWYRNHVEAVYCIEGEGEIEVIGGETYAIKPGTLYALDGHEKHLLRAQSQLRMVCVFNPPLTGAEVHDKDGVYPILEETQA; encoded by the coding sequence ATGATCGTGAAAAACCTGGATGACATCATCCATACACAGGACGATATTGACACATTGACATGGAATTCCAGAAGACTTCTGCTCAAGAAGGATGGCATGGGCTTCTCGATGCACGACACTATTATTAAGGCTGGAACAGAGACGCTGATCTGGTATCGCAACCATGTGGAAGCCGTGTACTGCATTGAAGGTGAAGGCGAGATTGAAGTGATCGGCGGCGAGACGTACGCCATTAAGCCAGGCACGCTGTACGCGCTCGACGGGCACGAGAAGCATCTGCTGCGCGCCCAATCCCAATTGCGTATGGTGTGCGTATTCAACCCGCCGTTAACCGGAGCCGAGGTGCATGACAAGGACGGCGTCTATCCTATTCTGGAAGAGACGCAGGCGTAA